From the Leptospira andrefontaineae genome, the window TGTTTACGAATTTTCCGAAAGTGTCTTTGATCTTTTCTCTTTCTTCTAATCCATGAGCCATCTTGAGAAATGAATTTGTTAGAACTCCAACCTCGTCTCTGGTGACCGGTTTGATCCCTACCTTATAATTTCCTCTTTCGATCTGTCTTGTGGCGCTCAATAGATTGATGAGTGGGACAGTCAAGGTTCTGGAAAATAGGAATACAACTAAGAACGCGAGGCTCAGGACCGAGATCAGAATATAAAAGTTCTGCCTTCTGATCTTATACACCGCTTCGAATGCTTTGTCAGCCTCGATAGAAGATACTACTGCAAGATTCCCATCTTCTAATTGTTGGAAAGATCCCAGAGTTTCTTTTCCTTCGAAGATGGAAGTTTGGGATCCATTGTCTGCGGGACTTCTTAATAAAAATTGTACCAGAGGATTTTTAGAATAATCTTTTGCAGAAACAGTTTCTGATTCTTCCGTATGAGCAATTAATCTTCCTCTTGAATCGACTACCCAGATCGCGAATAATTCGGTTTGTAAGGCAGACCTGGCTGCTTCCCAAAGATCCTGAGGAGAAATTAAGAAGAAACCATAACCTTTTCCGGATGTATCCTTCTCTATAAAAAGTACAGCAGGGAATCCAAACTTAGAGCTAATATTTTCCAATCGAGTAGACTCGAATTCGGAAGCGAAAAATTTTTCTTTTTCTTCTTTAGGGATGGAAACCCATAAACTGCGGATCTCATCTTCTTCTTTCCTAAGATCTCGGACAAATCTAGGATTAAAAACAAGCGACGATTCTCCCTGTTCGTATTTTCCCCAGGCGAGAATTTTAGGATGAGTGGAGAAGAAGCCGGCAATATGAGAAGGAGCTATGATCTTTTTAGAATCGGAACCTTTAGAAGGACGAATATTCCATTTGTCTGCAAACTCCGATGATTTTGTAGAAAGTTCTTTGATCCTAAGACCTACTTGAAGTCCGGTCAATCTCGCCAAACTCAAGTTATATTCTTGGATAAGTGATACGGTATAATTTCTGAAAAGACTAGTAGCGAGTCCGATCACAAGCCCCATACTCACAACTACGATGGCGGAAACGATCGCAAGAAGTTTGACTCGAATTGTGATCCTAGATGCTTTAAAATCTTCTCCATGATTTTTAGGAGGCTCTTCTTTTTCTTTTCTAGGTTTGTCAGAAGTAATATTTGGAGAATATGGTGTATATACTTTGGCAGGTTCTTCTTTTTTACCGGAAAGGATCTCCTGCATCAATTTTACGAATTCGTTGGATTCATTTTCAGAATAACAAACAAGTACGGAACCCAAATGAGATCTAAGAAAACGATCTAATTTTCGTGCAGATTCCGGAGAAGATCGGAACTTAGCGCCATCCATCGTAGAAAGACGGATCTTATCTTCTTGGAGTTTTTTCACCAGATCCTTGAATACCTGGCTATTTTTCCAACCGCTCGCTTCCGATTTCGTTCCCCAAAAAACTACGTCTTGGATACCTCTAGTATGGATCTCATCCATCCATTCAGAAAGATTTACACCTTCTTCCGGAAAATGTTTAGAGTATGCGGACATAGTGTCCGTCAGAGGAACTTCTAAAATTTGATTTTTCCCGACTCCCTCTTGCATGGGGATAGGAGTCTCTGAAATCTCTCTAGTTTGTCATTACAAAATCCAATTTTATCTCTCTTTAGATTTGCCCTCGGTTTGCCACATAATTCGGCACTTCCATTTTTTCTTTTCTAGAAAATACTTCCTCTTAATCTGGGAGAATGATTTGGATGGACTCGGTTTTAGGTTCTAATTGGTTACTCGGAGTAATTTCGGTTATTTCCGGAATTCTTTTGGGTTATCTTTTCGGCGGTTTCATCGTTCCGAGACTCGCAAAAACTCTCACAAAGGACAAGTTAGATACAAACCATCCTCTTTACACGGCTCTTCTTTCCTTAGTTAGATTTTCCTTTTTTATTTTTGGATTATATACTGCTCTAAGATTCTTAAAATTAGATACTTCCTCGGAAGAGAAAATTTCTCTCTATCTGAAAGTATTCGGGATCATGGTGTTCACATTCTCCTTTGCAAGAGTCGGTTCCGGAGCTTTTACTTTATATTCTTCAAAAGCAGAAGGACTTCTACCCTCCGCATCGATACTAAACAATATAGTTAGAATTCTGATCTTACTCACCGGAGGTTTGGTCGCATTACAAACTTTAGGGATCTCCGTTACTCCTGCTTTGACAGCATTAGGAGTAGGAGGTCTTGCATTCGCATTAGGTTTACAGGAAACACTTTCCAATTTATTTGCAGGACTTGGAGTTTTACTCGGTAAAAAAGTATCCGTAGGAGATTATATTTCCTTAGAAACTGGAGAAGAAGGTCTGGTAGAAGATATCAACTGGAGAACGACTTCCCTCAAAAAAAGAAATGGAAGCACGATCATAATTCCAAATGCTAAAATGTCTAAGACCACATATACGAATTATAGTCTTACAAATACGGGACTTTGGACTGAGTTGGAGATCAGTATTCCTAAAGAAGGAAATCTGGAGAGATTAGAATCCATTTTGAAAGAGGCTGCAAATTTTTCCTTAACGGAGATCTACGGAAGAACCGGCTACAGTGAATCCAAAATTTCATTTCGTTATGTTTCTTTCGGGCAATCTAATATCGATTTGGTGGTTCATCTTCCTTTAAAAAACATTGATGATTCCGGACAAATTAAATCCGTTTTCATAAAATCCTTGCATTCCCAATTTAGATCAGAAGGAATCGATAACATATCCGCGAAAGCAGCAAAATAATCCGAAACAAACTAATCTATTCGCGGAAATCAGTCGTAATAGAAATCATATGCGAAACGTTTTAGAAAACAAACTTTGGTTTTATGTTCATGTACTTAGCTTGGACATTTGTCTTGGAGTTTTAGGTTCCGGTGCCTTGGCAACAATAGTAACAGGTGCCAAAATGAAAACGGTATGGTGGTTTCTTCTTCCATTAAGCGTTTGGGTCATTTACACCTTGGATCATTTATTGGATGGAAAGAAGGTAGGAGAAAATTCCATCAACCCACGTCACAAATTCCACTACGATCATTCTAAAATTTTAACTATACTCTGCACAATCGCAGCTATCATCTCCGCGGTTCTGGCCTTCTTATTATTAAGAGAAATCGTTTTACTCGGTGGAGTACTATTAGCTGCACTAGCAGTTCTTCATTTAGGGATCGCTCGCTGGGGAAAGATACGTTTTGGAAAAGAATTCTCTGTTGCATTGATCTATACTTTAGGAGTTTGGTTCGGTCCTCTTTTGATTGTAGGATTTCGTTCTTGGACAAGCCCCATTCTTCTTTTCTTATTCTTTTTAGGTACCGTTCTAAATTTAGTCATGAACTCTCTTATGGAAGCAGAGTTAGATGCTAAAGAAGGCCAAGTTTATCTATTAGGAGTTCTTTCTCCCAAACTAGCTAAGGAATGGGTGTTACGATTGTCCTTGCTCGGATTTCTGGCTGCCTTAGTATTGGCCGGCGGAATACGGAAATGGGCGCCGGGCACCTCGGTTTCGGCCTCTTTGGTGATCGCCCTCATCTGTGCAGTTCCGGGAGGAATCCTGCGTTACGCGGATAAATTCCAAGATTCTCAAAAGTATAGGATCCTTGGAGAAGGAGTTTTTATCTTGGGATTAATCCCTTGGTTTCTAAACTCCTTCTAGATCCTTGACCGCCTAAGAAATTTAATATCGGAGATAAAAATATGGGAGAATTTTTCAAAAACAAAGTCGTGTGGATTACAGGAGCTTCTTCCGGGATCGGCGAATCTTTAGTTAAAGAAGCCGCAAGAAGAGGAGCGATATTAGTTCTTTCTTCCAGAAGAGAAAAGGAACTCAAAAGAGTTCGCAAAGAGAACGGACTAACAGATTCAAACAGCATGATCCTTCCTTTAGATCTAGAAGATTATAAAAAGTTAGGAAAAGTTCCCGCTCAAGTTATCAAAACTTTTGGAAAAATAGATGTGCTCATCAATAATGGTGGGATCAGCCAACGTTCCATGGCCCATGAGACTTCTTTAGATACTTATGAAACTTTAATGAAAGTAAACTACTTCGGAAATATCGCACTAACTCTCGCAGTGCTTCCTCATATGAGAGAAAGAAAACAAGGCTGGATATCTACAATCGCGAGTGTTGCAGGACTTATCGGAGTTCCATTGAGAACCGGATATTCTTCCACCAAATTTGCATTAACCGGTTTTTATGAAGCTCTTAGAGCCGAAAATACAAAAGAAAATCTGAAAGTCACCCTGGTCTATCCTGGTTTTGTGAAGACCAATATTTCGCATAACGCACTTAAAGGAGATGGAACTCCTCAAAAGAAAATGGATAAGGTAATCGAGAATGGGATCGATGCGGATGAATGTGCACGCAAGATTCTGGATGCGATCGAGAACGAAGATCTACAAGTGATCATTGCAGGTGGAAAAGAGAAATTCGGGCTGTTCCTAAGACACTATTTCCCTAAGTTTTTCGCAAAATTCTTATCTAAGACTGCAGTTACCTGAGATTGTAGGAATTCCTACTGGGAGCAAGGCCGGCCAAACGAGTCGGCCATTCCAGGGAACAGCCTAAGTTTTATCGAAAACATTTTTGAAAAAACGGCCCCCACCCTGCGTTGGGATTGGGGGGAGTGGCCCGTGGGAGCCCTTTCGCCTTCTATCATAAAACTGTAAAATTTACAATTACAAAATTTAGTGAGGTTTTGTAGGAGCTCCAACAAGTCTGGATCCTACTTCCTCATCTTCCAAACAGATCGAATCTTTTCATTTCGAAAATCCTCTGGATGAGTTTGTTTAGTGATATCCTGAATATCTTCCCACAAAAGTTCATCAACATCCAATTTGAACTTCCTAAAGTTTGTAGAGAAAAAGAGAACCGCACCAGGCGCAGAAAAATCCCTAAAGATCGAATTCAATAGAAAAGAATAATCTCGTTGCACATCGAAAATATCCCTCATCTTCTTACTGTTAGAAAATGTAGGAGGATCGACTATAATAAGATCGTATTGTGTTCTTTTAGGATTATTCCTTTCTCTCTTCAGCCATTCCGTAATATCTTCTCTGATAAACTCGTGATCTTCGTAAGCGAATCCATTAAGTTCAAAATTTTCCTTAGACCAGTCTAGGTATTTTTGAGAAAGATCCACGCTCGTAATTTTTTTTGCTCCACCGTCAGCAGCATATACGGAGAAAGCACCGGTATAAGAATATAAATTGAGTACATTCTTTCCGGAGGCTTCTTTTCTAAAAAGATCGCGAGTAGTTCTATGATCTAGAAAAAGTCCAGTGTCCAGATAATCGCTCAGGTTTACCTTAAACTTCAACCCACCTTCATTCGCTTGGATTGACTTTTCTTGAGTGTCCAACTTTTCGTATTGGAGATTTCCTTTTTTACGTTCTCTTGTTTTCCAAAACAGATCCTCAGGAGCAAGTTGAAGAATTTCGATTATAAAATTACGGATCGTATTTCTTTCCGATTCCCTTTCATCTTCAGACATCGGATAAGAATTCAGGTATTCGGAAACTAAACAAAAATTTTCGTATAGATCAATGACGAGCGGGACTTGAGGAATATCTCGATCGTAGATCCGAAAACAGGTGATTCCCCTTCTTCTTGCCCATTTTTTCCAATGTTTGGACATCCTGGTCAGGCGATTGGAGAACATTTCTAAATGTTTCATTTCTCCCAAAGTTTCGGATCCACCTCTACTAGGGGATAAACTTTTGCATCCCCGTCATTATAATGCCACCATTCGGAACTAATCTGCTTGAATCCATGTTTTGTTAGAACTCTAACTAAAACCTCTAAATTTTTAGAGACCGTCGGGTCTAAGTCTTTACGAAAAGGAGAAGCCTTATAAGTGAATTCATCGTAAGGACTCGGCATTTCTAATTCTTTCCCTTCCGAATCTATAAGAGTGAGATCCACTGCCCCACCTCGATTGTGAACGGAACCTCCTTTTGTAGGATTTCCAACGTATCTTGGATTTGGGACCTTCTCCCATAAAATTTTTTGCGCATATGGAGGACGATACCCATCCCAAATTTTGATCCTGTATCCGTAAGTTTGGAATTCAGAGTTGGCAGCTTTTAATTTTTCTGCTGTTTCTTTTCTAAGTAAACAGGTTTTGAAAGGATAGATGATGGAGCCCGTAAAATTTTCAGGAGTCGAATAACGTAAATCGATCTCTATATTTGGATCTATATCTTTTACATTTACCAACCCATTTTCGATCGTTAAAGATACCACTGGGCTTTCTTCGAATTTAGGAACTGGGGATTTTTGGCAATAGAAGAAGGTAAGCAGAAGAAAGATCGGACCAAGACTATTACGAACTCTCATGTAAGAGTTTATTTAAGCTTTTAAGCTCAGTGTCAATCAATACTAAGCGACTATAATCCGTCATAAAACAAAGGTTATCGGTTAATATCAAATCTCGGGCTTCAGGAGCGAAGCAACTATAATCTTCCGGCAAATACGAATCTGGCCTTGTAATAATTTTCATCCAAAGAACTTACGGTTACGCCCTTGACCACGGAGGCATGTACGAACTTTCTATCCTTCAAATAAACTCCGACATGACTGATCTTCTCGCCATATATATTAAAAAATACTAAATCCCCCTCTTGTAGATCTGACTCGGAGATCTTTTTAACCTGTTTGGAAATACTCTCGGAAGAACCTGAAATTGTTTTGGAATATACTTTTTTCACCAGCTTTGCAGCAAGACTGGAACAATCTATTCCGGACTCATCTTTTCCATTGTCTCTATGAGGAGTTCCGATCCAATTCTGGGTTTCCTTGAATAATTCCAAATTATCTTTGGGAGCAATCTCTAATTTCCAAGTTTCATAAAAGTATTTATGAACTTCTTTATCGGATAAGGATTTTGCTTGGTCTGCAACAAGTACCAGAGCGAAGAAAGGTATGATCAAAAAAGAAAGTGCTCCCGAATTTGGGAGAACTTTCTCTTTCCATAAAACTAGAATTTTTCGGATTCCGTTCAAGATCATTCTTATCTGACCCTTTCGGAACGGATCTGGTTTCTTTTTTTTCTAGTTCGGAGTAATTACAATTTTACGTTTTTCAGCCAATCTCCCAAACAAACTCTCTGATCTTTTCGCTCACCATATCAGGCATTGTTCTCTGGATCCAGTGATTGCTATCATACGTATATTCTTTATATGAATCGCAAATCCTTTCATGGAGTCTGTATAACTCCGGTCGGATTGCGAAATCTTTGAGTGGAATTAGAACCTGGACCGGAGCCTTGATATGTTTCGGTTCCGGATACTTCTCTCCTCGAAGCAATTCCCTATATAAATTCACATTGGAAACTGTGGTCGCAACAATCTCCTCCTTGGATTTATTTCTAAGTGTGTCGTTCTTAGGGACTCCTCCCGTATTCATTGTATACTTCCAGAAAAATTTACTGAAAGTTCTCCAGATCCACTCCGGTAAGAAAGGAATTTGGAAATATAGAATGTACCAAGATCTTTTGAGCTGAGAAAGAGCCTTGTACAAAGAAAGTGGATTTCCGGAAAGAGCCATTTGAAAAGCACTCCTGCGTCCAAGAACAGGGTGAGGCCCGCCCATTGCCGTATAAGACTTTGCCCAAACTGATTTTTCTTCGTCAGCAACGAATGCCC encodes:
- a CDS encoding SDR family oxidoreductase; this translates as MGEFFKNKVVWITGASSGIGESLVKEAARRGAILVLSSRREKELKRVRKENGLTDSNSMILPLDLEDYKKLGKVPAQVIKTFGKIDVLINNGGISQRSMAHETSLDTYETLMKVNYFGNIALTLAVLPHMRERKQGWISTIASVAGLIGVPLRTGYSSTKFALTGFYEALRAENTKENLKVTLVYPGFVKTNISHNALKGDGTPQKKMDKVIENGIDADECARKILDAIENEDLQVIIAGGKEKFGLFLRHYFPKFFAKFLSKTAVT
- a CDS encoding class I SAM-dependent methyltransferase, with translation MKHLEMFSNRLTRMSKHWKKWARRRGITCFRIYDRDIPQVPLVIDLYENFCLVSEYLNSYPMSEDERESERNTIRNFIIEILQLAPEDLFWKTRERKKGNLQYEKLDTQEKSIQANEGGLKFKVNLSDYLDTGLFLDHRTTRDLFRKEASGKNVLNLYSYTGAFSVYAADGGAKKITSVDLSQKYLDWSKENFELNGFAYEDHEFIREDITEWLKRERNNPKRTQYDLIIVDPPTFSNSKKMRDIFDVQRDYSFLLNSIFRDFSAPGAVLFFSTNFRKFKLDVDELLWEDIQDITKQTHPEDFRNEKIRSVWKMRK
- a CDS encoding C40 family peptidase yields the protein MILNGIRKILVLWKEKVLPNSGALSFLIIPFFALVLVADQAKSLSDKEVHKYFYETWKLEIAPKDNLELFKETQNWIGTPHRDNGKDESGIDCSSLAAKLVKKVYSKTISGSSESISKQVKKISESDLQEGDLVFFNIYGEKISHVGVYLKDRKFVHASVVKGVTVSSLDENYYKARFVFAGRL
- a CDS encoding LA_0991 family prenyltransferase-like protein; protein product: MRNVLENKLWFYVHVLSLDICLGVLGSGALATIVTGAKMKTVWWFLLPLSVWVIYTLDHLLDGKKVGENSINPRHKFHYDHSKILTILCTIAAIISAVLAFLLLREIVLLGGVLLAALAVLHLGIARWGKIRFGKEFSVALIYTLGVWFGPLLIVGFRSWTSPILLFLFFLGTVLNLVMNSLMEAELDAKEGQVYLLGVLSPKLAKEWVLRLSLLGFLAALVLAGGIRKWAPGTSVSASLVIALICAVPGGILRYADKFQDSQKYRILGEGVFILGLIPWFLNSF
- a CDS encoding mechanosensitive ion channel family protein, which produces MDSVLGSNWLLGVISVISGILLGYLFGGFIVPRLAKTLTKDKLDTNHPLYTALLSLVRFSFFIFGLYTALRFLKLDTSSEEKISLYLKVFGIMVFTFSFARVGSGAFTLYSSKAEGLLPSASILNNIVRILILLTGGLVALQTLGISVTPALTALGVGGLAFALGLQETLSNLFAGLGVLLGKKVSVGDYISLETGEEGLVEDINWRTTSLKKRNGSTIIIPNAKMSKTTYTNYSLTNTGLWTELEISIPKEGNLERLESILKEAANFSLTEIYGRTGYSESKISFRYVSFGQSNIDLVVHLPLKNIDDSGQIKSVFIKSLHSQFRSEGIDNISAKAAK
- a CDS encoding M15 family metallopeptidase — its product is MRVRNSLGPIFLLLTFFYCQKSPVPKFEESPVVSLTIENGLVNVKDIDPNIEIDLRYSTPENFTGSIIYPFKTCLLRKETAEKLKAANSEFQTYGYRIKIWDGYRPPYAQKILWEKVPNPRYVGNPTKGGSVHNRGGAVDLTLIDSEGKELEMPSPYDEFTYKASPFRKDLDPTVSKNLEVLVRVLTKHGFKQISSEWWHYNDGDAKVYPLVEVDPKLWEK
- a CDS encoding adenylate/guanylate cyclase domain-containing protein is translated as MQEGVGKNQILEVPLTDTMSAYSKHFPEEGVNLSEWMDEIHTRGIQDVVFWGTKSEASGWKNSQVFKDLVKKLQEDKIRLSTMDGAKFRSSPESARKLDRFLRSHLGSVLVCYSENESNEFVKLMQEILSGKKEEPAKVYTPYSPNITSDKPRKEKEEPPKNHGEDFKASRITIRVKLLAIVSAIVVVSMGLVIGLATSLFRNYTVSLIQEYNLSLARLTGLQVGLRIKELSTKSSEFADKWNIRPSKGSDSKKIIAPSHIAGFFSTHPKILAWGKYEQGESSLVFNPRFVRDLRKEEDEIRSLWVSIPKEEKEKFFASEFESTRLENISSKFGFPAVLFIEKDTSGKGYGFFLISPQDLWEAARSALQTELFAIWVVDSRGRLIAHTEESETVSAKDYSKNPLVQFLLRSPADNGSQTSIFEGKETLGSFQQLEDGNLAVVSSIEADKAFEAVYKIRRQNFYILISVLSLAFLVVFLFSRTLTVPLINLLSATRQIERGNYKVGIKPVTRDEVGVLTNSFLKMAHGLEEREKIKDTFGKFVNKEIAERALAGDMPLGGVTKDVTVFFSDLRNFTGMSEKLKPSEVVDFLNAYFTEMVECIYLTEGIVDKFIGDAIMAHWGALYTDENDARNAINSALLMRNALMEFNRIGNEIGRPQARFGCGINTGPVVVGQIGSEKKLEFTVIGDAVNLASRIEYLTKEFGTDILVSETSYEKVKDHYKFETLPPVWIRGKEKPQQLYAVLGWLEDPDCPKNLQELRKVCGIPEPDSPSKAIAD
- a CDS encoding alpha/beta fold hydrolase; this translates as MAATQLENGVKKEKTEVFKETFVHNGDVSLYVKYNHTAKERPNRPTVLFVHGYPDDHRVWSYQMESLKEDYNVAALDLRGSGKSDKPKKQRAYNVRRIFEDLEAVIRFVGNDKPVHLVAHDWGSLISWAFVADEEKSVWAKSYTAMGGPHPVLGRRSAFQMALSGNPLSLYKALSQLKRSWYILYFQIPFLPEWIWRTFSKFFWKYTMNTGGVPKNDTLRNKSKEEIVATTVSNVNLYRELLRGEKYPEPKHIKAPVQVLIPLKDFAIRPELYRLHERICDSYKEYTYDSNHWIQRTMPDMVSEKIREFVWEIG